The proteins below come from a single Stomoxys calcitrans chromosome 1, idStoCalc2.1, whole genome shotgun sequence genomic window:
- the LOC131994252 gene encoding uncharacterized protein LOC131994252 encodes MTDQEKYMCLRYLLVGTAREFMENSNYKEYKELKRSLLDIFKRTVTQEEVYQKLRLRKLKPTEPCIAYIVAMQTIAAEGEINEQELVDIIIDGMEDKTNNISILYGSNSLQELMHGIDRYEKRRSKTVSTHKEGRDNTKGIRCFNCSQFGHMKNTCNKPRRPPGSCFHCFQMGHFYKDCPKRMNVTAPIFCSNDIVDTTQMPN; translated from the exons ATGACTGAccaagaaaaatatatgtgcTTAAGATATTTGCTGGTTGGAACTGCGCGAGagttcatggaaaattcaaaTTACAAAGAATATAAGGAGTTGAAGAGATCGCTCTTAGACATTTTCAAGAGAACGGTAACGCAAGAAGAAGTTTATCAAAAATTGCGTTTGCGCAAGTTGAAGCCAACAGAGCCGTGTATTGCCTATATAGTAGCAATGCAAACTATTGCAGCAGAAGGCGAAATCAACGAGCAAGAACTGGTTGACATTATAATAGACGGAATGGAAGATAAAACCAACAACATATCCATTCTATACGGATCAAACTCATTACAAGAATTGATGCATGGAATAGATAGATACGAGAAACGCAGGTCAAAAACAGTCAGTACTCATAAAGAAGGCCGCGACAATACTAAAGGCATACGATGTTTCAATTGCTCTCAATTTGGACATATGAAGAACACCTGCAATAAGCCTCGACGTCCACCGGGATCTTGTTTCCATTGTTTCCAAATGGGACATTTTTACAAGGATTGTCCTAAAAGGATGAATGTtactgctcccatattttgTAGTAATGATATTGTAGACACAACACAAATG CCCAATTAG